The following coding sequences lie in one Benincasa hispida cultivar B227 chromosome 6, ASM972705v1, whole genome shotgun sequence genomic window:
- the LOC120080381 gene encoding uncharacterized protein LOC120080381 isoform X2 — MEFKFRAGDHRPPPPPPQQYVPPWPLAVYCLSNQRFPEPCLRRTTDILDSNKEMLWEMELMRLREEKLLAEIERQRFLKEEARRELMLFEREMAIRGVAQLAGFPLRQPQRWGVPFSAAAAAPSPSSCPLPSPAVVVQSFHEWRKMEQAKSSDRLGFRAVALPPPPPPRIQPLMVEDKKELEVLEAVKRELIEKPDPNVFREKRKASTSLSTNDIQLSIVKKASKDEWSCVLYKVTTTNKMMFNQHLHGKKHQRKEASLRAQKEINISRAAPESLLKKRRKLCKATEMLSSAAVGAEAKESKHETLQGEKNDGSFDMNALVVPSFLKLGDKEDNKQQNNQITFGQNLIGEDDIVAEKKFNFWCEKCKVGAYDTKVMLAHVNGKKHQTNLKEVGQTGTGQPL, encoded by the exons ATGGAGTTCAAGTTTCGTGCCGGCGATCACCGACCTCCGCCACCGCCACCGCAACAGTATGTTCCTCCTTGGCCGCTGGCTGTTTATTGTTTATCTAACCAAAGATTTCCAG AACCCTGTCTCAGACGAACCACGGACATACTCGATTCAAACAAGGAAATGCTCTGGGAGATGGAGTTAATGCGATTGAGAGAAGAGAAATTGCTGGCGGAGATTGAACGGCAGCGATTTCTGAAAGAGGAAGCGAGGAGAGAATTGATGTTGTTCGAACGAGAGATGGCGATTCGAGGAGTTGCGCAGTTGGCGGGATTTCCTCTCCGACAGCCGCAACGCTGGGGAGTGCCTTTCAGCGCTGCTGCAGCAGCGCCTTCTCCGTCTTCATGTCCATTGCCGTCGCCGGCGGTAGTGGTGCAATCGTTTCATGAATGGCGGAAGATGGAGCAAGCAAAAAGTTCTGACCGCCTAGGGTTTCGTGCAGTGGCGttgccgccgccgccgccgccgcggATTCAGCCATTAATGGTGGAAGACAAAAAGGAGCTTGAAGTACTAGAGGCCGTTAAAAGAGAACTCATT GAAAAGCCTGACCCAAATGTTTTTAGAGAAAAGAGAAAGGCCTCGACATCACTGTCCACCAATGACATCCAACTGTCTATTGTGAAGAAGGCTTCCAAGGATGAGTGGAGTTGTGTCCTGTATAAGGTGACCACAACAAACAAAATGATGTTTAATCAACACCTTCATGGCAAGAAACACCAGCGCAAAGAAGCAAGTCTGAGGGCTCAAAAGGAGATCAACATTTCCCGGGCTGCACCCGAGTCATTACTGAAGAAAAGGAGAAAGCTATGCAAAGCCACAGAGATGCTCAGTTCTGCTGCAGTAGGTGCAGAAGCAAAGGAATCAAAACATGAAACACTTCAAGGTGAGAAAAATGATGGCAGTTTCGACATGAATGCATTAGTAGTTCCAAGCTTTCTGAAATTAGGGGACAAAGAGGATAATAAGCAACAGAACAACCAGATAACATTTGGCCAAAACTTGATTGGTGAGGATGATATCGTGGcagaaaaaaagtttaatttctgGTGTGAAAAGTGCAAAGTTGGTGCTTATGATACAAAAGTGATGTTAGCTCATGTGAATGGGAAGAAACACCAAACAAATCTTAAAGAAGTTGGTCAAACTGGGACAGGGCAGCCATTGTAG
- the LOC120080381 gene encoding uncharacterized protein LOC120080381 isoform X1 gives MEFKFRAGDHRPPPPPPQQYVPPWPLAVYCLSNQRFPEPCLRRTTDILDSNKEMLWEMELMRLREEKLLAEIERQRFLKEEARRELMLFEREMAIRGVAQLAGFPLRQPQRWGVPFSAAAAAPSPSSCPLPSPAVVVQSFHEWRKMEQAKSSDRLGFRAVALPPPPPPRIQPLMVEDKKELEVLEAVKRELIVLEKPDPNVFREKRKASTSLSTNDIQLSIVKKASKDEWSCVLYKVTTTNKMMFNQHLHGKKHQRKEASLRAQKEINISRAAPESLLKKRRKLCKATEMLSSAAVGAEAKESKHETLQGEKNDGSFDMNALVVPSFLKLGDKEDNKQQNNQITFGQNLIGEDDIVAEKKFNFWCEKCKVGAYDTKVMLAHVNGKKHQTNLKEVGQTGTGQPL, from the exons ATGGAGTTCAAGTTTCGTGCCGGCGATCACCGACCTCCGCCACCGCCACCGCAACAGTATGTTCCTCCTTGGCCGCTGGCTGTTTATTGTTTATCTAACCAAAGATTTCCAG AACCCTGTCTCAGACGAACCACGGACATACTCGATTCAAACAAGGAAATGCTCTGGGAGATGGAGTTAATGCGATTGAGAGAAGAGAAATTGCTGGCGGAGATTGAACGGCAGCGATTTCTGAAAGAGGAAGCGAGGAGAGAATTGATGTTGTTCGAACGAGAGATGGCGATTCGAGGAGTTGCGCAGTTGGCGGGATTTCCTCTCCGACAGCCGCAACGCTGGGGAGTGCCTTTCAGCGCTGCTGCAGCAGCGCCTTCTCCGTCTTCATGTCCATTGCCGTCGCCGGCGGTAGTGGTGCAATCGTTTCATGAATGGCGGAAGATGGAGCAAGCAAAAAGTTCTGACCGCCTAGGGTTTCGTGCAGTGGCGttgccgccgccgccgccgccgcggATTCAGCCATTAATGGTGGAAGACAAAAAGGAGCTTGAAGTACTAGAGGCCGTTAAAAGAGAACTCATTGTACTG GAAAAGCCTGACCCAAATGTTTTTAGAGAAAAGAGAAAGGCCTCGACATCACTGTCCACCAATGACATCCAACTGTCTATTGTGAAGAAGGCTTCCAAGGATGAGTGGAGTTGTGTCCTGTATAAGGTGACCACAACAAACAAAATGATGTTTAATCAACACCTTCATGGCAAGAAACACCAGCGCAAAGAAGCAAGTCTGAGGGCTCAAAAGGAGATCAACATTTCCCGGGCTGCACCCGAGTCATTACTGAAGAAAAGGAGAAAGCTATGCAAAGCCACAGAGATGCTCAGTTCTGCTGCAGTAGGTGCAGAAGCAAAGGAATCAAAACATGAAACACTTCAAGGTGAGAAAAATGATGGCAGTTTCGACATGAATGCATTAGTAGTTCCAAGCTTTCTGAAATTAGGGGACAAAGAGGATAATAAGCAACAGAACAACCAGATAACATTTGGCCAAAACTTGATTGGTGAGGATGATATCGTGGcagaaaaaaagtttaatttctgGTGTGAAAAGTGCAAAGTTGGTGCTTATGATACAAAAGTGATGTTAGCTCATGTGAATGGGAAGAAACACCAAACAAATCTTAAAGAAGTTGGTCAAACTGGGACAGGGCAGCCATTGTAG
- the LOC120079432 gene encoding uncharacterized protein LOC120079432 produces MKKARKGLAVDSEACALFETSMIGVKHQSLLQDYEELRNETEAMKEKLLIAKRKKLTLLAEVRFLRHRYELLKNRPANTQPKVAFELPWDLEIGPPITKKIKSSRKGEASLKPLARAHDLNQRGGIYNGMEAPSRKSQSFFNINQKSRMCSKKEVTIPHSVPIFDQKERVYRVHEPTTSRNMTPVFDLNQISREEEELQAGFEPLRMEDESKNMFSRSEHDAKNSDLVLSSMCRNDGNGSNGAGKRKISWQDQVALRA; encoded by the exons ATGAAGAAAGCTCGAAAAGGGTTGGCTGTGGATTCAGAGGCGTGTGCTCTGTTCGAGACCTCGATGATTGGGGTCAAGCATCAAAGTCTCTTGCAGGATTATGAGGAGCTGCGTAAT GAAACAGAAGCCATGAAGGAGAAACTGCTGATTGCGAAGCGGAAAAAATTGACCCTTTTAGCTGAAGTTCG ATTCTTGAGGCATAGATATGAATTATTGAAGAACCGGCCTGCAAACACCCAACCAAAGGTTGCTTTCGAGCTGCCATGGGACCTTGAAATTGGACCTCCCATCACGAAGAAAATAAAGAGTTCTCGAAAAGGAGAAGCTTCTTTGAAACCTCTTGCTCGGGCTCATGACTTAAACCAAAGGGGAGGAATCTACAATGGGATGGAAGCCCCTTCTCGAAAATCTCAGTCGTTTTTCAATATAAACCAGAAGTCAAGGATGTGCAGCAAGAAAGAAGTCACTATACCCCATTCTGTTCCTATTTTTGATCAGAAAGAGAGAGTATATAGAGTACATGAACCTACTACCAGCAGGAACATGACCCCGGTTTTCGACCTTAACCAGATCTCG AGGGAGGAAGAAGAACTGCAAGCTGGTTTCGAACCATTGAGAATGGAAGATGAGTCGAAGAATATGTTTTCAAGAAGCGAGCACGATGCAAAGAACAGTGACTTGGTGTTATCATCAATGTGTAGGAATGATGGCAATGGATCAAACGGAGCGGGAAAAAGGAAGATCTCATGGCAAGATCAAGTGGCCTTGAGAGCATGA